The Pogoniulus pusillus isolate bPogPus1 chromosome 3, bPogPus1.pri, whole genome shotgun sequence nucleotide sequence tctgctctttatCAAAGCTGCCTTCATTTTAcctgctctcctcagaggagCTCTTCAGGAGGCCCCTTCCAGGAGGAAGTGGAGGCACCTGCAGGAGATATGTTGATTTTTGAGACCTCAATTGAGGTAGCACTTTCTTCCAATTGCTACTTGAGCTCTGGAAGGCAGATCCCATGGGTGGCTTTGCTTAGCTCAGTTCAACTCAGCTCACTTCTGTTGGGATCACCACCCAAAGTGTGATGGTCATCTGGCATCAGCCTTActctgcacttctgcagagctgtgggctgGCAGATAAGCCTGGTTGTCCCTGTGGCAGAAGCGACACCTTTGAGGGAGGAGGCTTTTGTTGTCATGGTGTTCGTGGACTCACGTACCTCTGTGGTTCCTGGCTCTTCCTCAGCTGATGGTCCATCTGAGCCAggcacctgctcctctgcaaacagttctccctgcagctcaatgagcagctccaccagctctgtcacctgCACACAGACAACCATTGGTTCCCACCTgggaggctgaagctgagccaaagAGCCTTTCTCACTGCTGAGCCTGGCTTCTgcacagaaagctgcagctgtggggctgctcttccaGGCAGCTCCCCACCAAGTgtttgctgcagagaggaggcaggcaggTTCCCCTGAacagcaaagctcagcagggcctgcaaggctgtagccagccggGAAAGGCAGCATACCCTGCTTGTCACCTCCAGTagcatctccaggggtggcTCCTCCACTGGGCTCAGCAAGTTTGGCCCAACACAGATGGCAAGGCTCCTGGCTGTCATCCTGCTGCTGTCCGTGTTGCTGCTGATGTtatgcagcagggacagcaagCTCTTGAGGAgaatgaggttggcctggggcAATTTGTTGGTGACCCTGAGCAAAGAGGAGCACAAGGTCAGAAAAATGGATGTTGTCAACACAGGCTGATGGCACCCAAGaccagctgcaggaaggctccctgcccacctccctccctgcctgcccttctgGCAGGAATTCCTCGGTGGAGCAGCCCCCAGTGTGTGCAGGAATTGCTGCAAGGAGAGGAATGCTTTTGTGTGCCTCTTGCCcccagagctccagccctcagcagctagaggtggctggcagcacacacagcttggGCAAGGAGGCCACTGCTGTGCAGGCAAGTGCCAAGCTCTGCCAGTctctgaggagcaggcaggctgctgagcacacTTACTCCTTCAGCGCCGCCAGCctcgcctgcctgctgctcttgtgcagggcTCCCATCCACTGCTGGTACagctcagcctccagcagcttggaagggatcttccgCAGAAAGTCCTGCAATGGCAAAGGCTCTGGCTGAGGCTTTGCCCAGCCCTGGCTCGCCAGCAGCCACTGGCTTTCGGCTCCTGCTCTCACCGGTGCCCATCAGCAccagagagcccagagctgctgggctgcaggtcaGCAGGCTTCACCTTCAGGGTGG carries:
- the LOC135173264 gene encoding rho GTPase-activating protein 20-like: MPQPIQDLLALLHQRGPSTEGIFRLAAGERDLGALREALDSGQEVPLQSQPVHLLAATLKDFLRKIPSKLLEAELYQQWMGALHKSSRQARLAALKEVTNKLPQANLILLKSLLSLLHNISSNTDSSRMTARSLAICVGPNLLSPVEEPPLEMLLEVTSRVCCLSRLATALQALLSFAVQGNLPASSLQQTLGGELPGRAAPQLQLSVQKPGSAVTELVELLIELQGELFAEEQVPGSDGPSAEEEPGTTEVRESTNTMTTKASSLKGVASATGTTRLICQPTALQKCRVRLMPDDHHTLGGDPNRSELS